The following is a genomic window from Maledivibacter sp..
ATATCCTTTAGTAGCATTCCCTGAAAAAGGAGATATTCAAAGGTCAAAGGAATATCTAAATGAAGCTATGAAGGAATTGAAAATTAATAATCCGGCTGAAATAGAGATTGAATTATTGACTACTGATCAGGAAAAATCAAGAATACAAGCTGAAGTTATACAAGATCAGTTACAAACAAACTTAGGTATCAAAATCAATATAAAACAAGTACCCTATAAGCAAAGGTTACAAATGGAAGCAGAGCATAAATTCCAAATGGTATTTTCTGGATGGTGTCCAGATTATTCTGATCCTATGACTTATTTAGAACTATGGACAACAAGTTCACCCTATAATCACGGTTCCTACTCTAATAATAAATATGATGAGTTAATAAATTTTGCAAGAACAAGTACAGAGAAAGCAAAGAGAATGGATGCCTTGTTTGAAGCAGAAAAGACAATTTTAGAAGATGGTGCAATAGTACCAATGCAATTGAGAAGAGAAGCATATATCATGAATCCTAATCTTATAGGATTTAAGACATACTTTGTAGGAGTAAACTATGATTATATTTATGCTGGATTTACAGATTAGATGATAATGCTTTTAATTCTGAGTTATAGAAGACGGTGAGAACTGTCTTCTCATCTTGTAGATAAAGTCTATAAGATGACAGGCTGTCTACCAATTCGAAGTTCAAGGCGTGCTGAAATCGAGAGGCCGTAGCGTATATAGACATACGTAAGGGTTCTTGATTGAAGCGACAACGAAGAAATTCGAATTGGTAGGCAGTCTGAGAAGACGGTGAGAACTGTCTTCTATAATTCATTTAAATTTACGAGGTGATGAAATGCGGAAGTATATATTTAAAAGAATTATAATTTCTTTTTTTACAATTATAGTACTGGTAACGGCAGTATTCTTTTTAGTTAGGCTTATGCCCGGAGACCCTTTTGCAAGTGAAAAAATGACACCGGAAATAAGAGCGAATCTTGAAAAATACTATGGATTAGATAAACCGGTAATCATTCAATACTTTACCTATATTTCAAATTTACTAAGGGGTGATTTAGGTTACTCCATGAATTATGTCAATATAACAGTTAATAGTATAATAAAAGATTCATTTCCAAATTCAGCTAATCTTGGTATCCGGGCCATGGTATTTGCAGTATCCCTGGGATTAATATTTGGAATTAGAGCGGCTTTGAGCAGGGGAAAATTTCTAGATTATTTATGTATTATTATAGCAATAATTGGAACTTCAGTTCCAGATTTTATCATGGGCTCCTTGCTGCAATATTTTTTCGGAATAAAATGGGGACTGCTTCCAGTGGCCCAGTGGAAAGGTTTTAGATATACAATATTACCTTCAATAGCATTAGGATTTTACACATTAGCATTGGTATCTAGACTAATGAGGGCAAGTATGCTTGAAGTAGTTCAACAGGATTATATAAAAACAGCTAAATCAAAGGGTATATCCAAGTTCAGAATTACATCTAAGCACCAAATAAGAAATGCAATACTACCAATTATAACAGTACTTGGACCTATTACTGCATCGGTCCTTACGGGGACATTTGTTATAGAATCTATTTTTGCAATACCGGGTATGGGGAAATATTATGTGGCAGGGGTACAAACCTTAGATTACACATTGATTTTAGGAATGACAGTGTTTTATGGAACCTTTCTTGTTATTGCCAATACAATCGTAGATATATTATATGGATTTATAGATCCAAGAATAAGAATTATTGAAAAGTAGGAGTGACAAAACATATGGATACTTATAAAACTGTAGATGAAACAAAGTTTAGAGTTGTAGGAAAAAACAATGAGAAAATGGAAGAGATATCAAGACCAAACTTAACTTACTGGAAGGATGTATGGAGAAGAATAAAGAAAAATAAAGTGGCTTTTACTGGATTAATGATAATAATTATATATATTGTTTTAGCTATTGCAGGTCCATACATGGTAGATTATAAGTATACTACTACAAATGCTCAAGAAACTAATTTAACTATGTCTCAAAAACATTGGTTTGGAACGGATTCACTGGGAAGAGATTTATGGGCTAGAATATGGAATGGGGCCCGGGTATCCCTTATGATAGGGTTTACTGCAACGTTAATAAATTCCTTTTTAGGAGTGCTGGTGGGAGGCCTGTCGGGATATTACGGCGGTAAAATTGATATGGTCATCATGAGGATTATTGATGTATTATATGGTATTCCATATATAATCGTTGCAATTTTAGTTATGGTTGTATTAGGGGCAGGGGTTATGCCGTTGATAATAGCCATGATAATAGTAGGATGGATAGGTACAGCTAGATTTATTAGAGGGGAAGTAATAAGGATAAGGGAACAAGATTATGTGGCCGCGGCAAAAATTTTAGGGGTGTCGGATTTTACTATAATATATAAACATATTGTTCCTAATATCATGGGATTAATAATAACAAATTGGACAATGTCAGTACCTAATGCAATATTTTCAGAAGCTTTTCTAAGTTATATTGGACTTGGAATACAGCCCCCAGAATGTAGTTGGGGACAATTGGCAAAGGCAGGGGCACGATTATTTAAGGTTTATCCATATCAATTATTCATACCTGCTTTTTTTATAAGTACGACAA
Proteins encoded in this region:
- a CDS encoding ABC transporter permease, with amino-acid sequence MRKYIFKRIIISFFTIIVLVTAVFFLVRLMPGDPFASEKMTPEIRANLEKYYGLDKPVIIQYFTYISNLLRGDLGYSMNYVNITVNSIIKDSFPNSANLGIRAMVFAVSLGLIFGIRAALSRGKFLDYLCIIIAIIGTSVPDFIMGSLLQYFFGIKWGLLPVAQWKGFRYTILPSIALGFYTLALVSRLMRASMLEVVQQDYIKTAKSKGISKFRITSKHQIRNAILPIITVLGPITASVLTGTFVIESIFAIPGMGKYYVAGVQTLDYTLILGMTVFYGTFLVIANTIVDILYGFIDPRIRIIEK
- a CDS encoding ABC transporter permease; this encodes MDTYKTVDETKFRVVGKNNEKMEEISRPNLTYWKDVWRRIKKNKVAFTGLMIIIIYIVLAIAGPYMVDYKYTTTNAQETNLTMSQKHWFGTDSLGRDLWARIWNGARVSLMIGFTATLINSFLGVLVGGLSGYYGGKIDMVIMRIIDVLYGIPYIIVAILVMVVLGAGVMPLIIAMIIVGWIGTARFIRGEVIRIREQDYVAAAKILGVSDFTIIYKHIVPNIMGLIITNWTMSVPNAIFSEAFLSYIGLGIQPPECSWGQLAKAGARLFKVYPYQLFIPAFFISTTMLALNLLGDGLRDAFDPKLRGL